A single genomic interval of Odontesthes bonariensis isolate fOdoBon6 chromosome 3, fOdoBon6.hap1, whole genome shotgun sequence harbors:
- the LOC142377944 gene encoding uncharacterized protein LOC142377944, which translates to MGVIISHIFSGFTSKTPVRILMVGLDAAGKTTLLYKLKLAEVVTTLPTIGFNVETVEFKNISFTVWDVGGQTIIRPLWRHYYTNTQGLIFVVDSNDPERIKEAADELHMMMEEEEMRGVALLVFANKQDLPRAMSVSDITEVLGLSRIPQPWFVQASCAVSGGGLVEGLDWLSNHILKQ; encoded by the exons ATGGGCGTCATCATCTCACACATCTTCTCCGGGTTCACCTCCAAGACGCCTGTGAGGATTTTGATGG TCGGTCTGGATGCTGCAGGTAAAACAACCCTCCTGTACAAGCTAAAGCTGGCCGAGGTCGTAACCACCCTCCCGACTATTG gttttAATGTGGAGACAGTGGAGTTTAAGAACATCAGTTTCACAGTTTGGGATGTCGGTGGTCAGACCATCATCAGACCGTTATGGAGACATTATTACACTAACACACAG GGTTTGATATTTGTGGTCGACAGCAACGACCCTGAGAGGATCAAAGAGGCTGCTGATGAGCTCCACATGATG atggaggaggaagagatgaGGGGCGTGGCCCTCCTGGTTTTTGCCAACAAACAGGATTTGCCGAGAGCCATGTCTGTCAGTGACATCACCGAGGTTCTGGGCCTATCAAGAATCCCGCAGCCG tGGTTTGTCCAGGCGTCTTGTGCCGTCAGCGGTGGCGGTCTGGTTGAGGGTTTGGACTGGCTGTCCAATCATATCCTAAAACAGTAA